The following DNA comes from Anopheles arabiensis isolate DONGOLA chromosome 3, AaraD3, whole genome shotgun sequence.
tctttttgtattgttttattaaatgggcttcatttatgtttttgcatatttctttttcttttttactatTTACTGTTACtttgaattaattattttgagctattttaagtttttcaacatcacTTCTATCTTATTTGATAAAAACGCCTTTaaaatgttgttattttattgcacaaaCATAATTTCTTTCCTTGTTTACGTATTATCTTTTATAAATCTGCaaaagtatttattttatctgttTATTTTCGATTATTAATGAGTTCTTTTCGACATTATTTAATTATGTCAGTTTCTGCTTTTTTACCTCACTTTAGTTTTTAGTTACTTTCTGAGCTCAAATAAAGTAGTTGACTGTTTTCTTCAAATGTCTTTTtcttaaagtttttttttcatttcatatcTTTTATCAAGTACtcgttggattttttttttacgtcaCTTATATGTAAAATACATTACTTaatatttatgtaatttttttgATGCTTAATATTTGTATAACTCATTACGATTGATGTTGatcataaaatataaaattaaattaaaaaaaaagttgaacaTCATATAAATGGGGAATGCTGAAACGATGCAGGAAATATGTATCGAATAAAACTTTACAACCCGGAAGattatttgcatttgctgATCGTCATACTGTGACGTAGATTCTCATTCCTCCCTGTACACTAAACGATGGGTGAAGcaaccaaaaataaacaaagcaacaaacaacgcaACATTACGGCAGTAACTCACTTTATAACGGCCTTGTAAAAGACGCTAAACTTTACCAGAGCCTTGTTTATGGTGCAAATGATAGGCGAGAATGATCATGAAATTCCTTTGCGCGCGGGAGAGAATAGATGCGCCATTTCGATGCTCCCGCCCTCTTTCTACGACCGGATGTACGTCATTCACAGGGGGTAGAATTTTTACCTTTGCTTCGCCATTTACAGGTGTTTACCAGGGGAGAGGGTGGCAGAAGCAGACCTATGTACTCAATCAGTCACGGGAGAAAAACAACTCTTACATTATTGACACCCGCTCCCAATCCCTGGGATGGTGGCATGAGCTTTGCCAAGAAAACATATCAACAGTCGcttgtaaatattgtttttaatttctcaggacttaattttaataaacacCACAAAATGCTTCAATTTTGTGGAGCAATGATGCTAAATTTTATAATGTTTTCTCGCCATAAAATCCCCTTCCTGACCTTCAGCAAATCcacaaaaggggaaaaaagaaaatcccccaaatggagacgcctggtgccTCACGTCCCGCTGCGAAGCGTTCATCCGCATTCCGGCCACGGAATGCGTTCGGTTTGCAATGGATGGGTCCCATTTTCTCGGCTCGGCTTAGGAGGCTTCTGCTCCTCCACTTCAAagaaagccacacacacacacacacacacacacacacacacacacacacacacatacacataacgGATAACAATTGGCAGTAACAAAAAGCGTCACAATCGCTAACGAATGAGTGACACGCCGTACAGGCGGATGGGTTTTGGACAAAACAGCCCCAACACACTCCCAGTTCCAGGGTTCCAGGGTGCGTGACGGGACCGCGGAAGCATTCCCATTTCTCAGAAGCAAACCAGGcggcgatgacgatgacgacacAACGACATGACGACGCGAAAAACGATCGTCCCGTTCCGCTCCGTTCCGGCTACCGAGCCGGCCAACCGGTTTCTTCCTTCGGACGGTCCCGGTGCCGAGACCTTCCTGAATGGACCAGTCCCTCGGTGGCGGCGCGCAGGCGCCTACTAACGCCATCGTATGCGCTTTTGCTCTGCTGCCTACGCTCGGCAGCGACTTCCTGGTCCATCTAAAAACCCATCCTCGAGCCGTCCACCGAaaccattcacacacacatacatggaTGTAGTGTtttgctccctctctctctctctcggtctgCGTGAAACTCAACAAAACACGCCACCGTATCTGGGTAGCTACGGCCACTCACGGAAAGCTCCGAACTCCGATGAAACTCACTCAGTGCAAAGCGGAGTGGGCGAAAATGACAACCACGCGCTTCAAGGCGGGGAGCGAAGTTTGGCCCGAACGCCCGAACGCCCGAGTTGGAGCCCGATTATCTCCCCCATCCCCACAGGAGCTCGCTCCAACGCCGGGGACCAGGCCAGTAAAACCGACACGAGCACCGTTCGGTTCCGTTCATTCGCGTTCCATCCCTTGACGAGGCTAGTAGGGTGTTCAAACGGTCCGATAAGCGCGCGTCATGGCCAAAGCGGCCTCCCAGGGTGGTCACACTTACCCCCtactgagcagcagcagcagcagcagcagcagcagcagcagcaacaccagcagcagcagcagcagcagcaacaccagaaCCAGTAGCAGCGTACTATTATTAGTTCACTAAGGTGCCCTCCATTCCCGCTGAAAGCAAGCAAACGAAATTCCCCGTGTGCCGAGATTCCCGTGACGCGTCCGCTAGTGATCGATTCAAACTATTTCCACTACTCTTCccccatgaaaaaaaaacaaagctccCACAAAACGGGGGACTGTGAAAACgtatgaaggaaaaaaaaacaactagaaagaaagaaaataggaaaaataaacGGTGAAAAAGAAGTGTTGTTATTGCCTAAGTaagcgttgtttgttgttgcaaaagGATAACTAGATCGCAGCAGGCTGGTGAGACGAGCTGACGACAGTGTTGTAcagtctgtgtgtgagtgtgtgtgtacgtgcgttATGCACGCAAACCTTGTGGAGCTGTGGTGAAAGTGTCTACCGCAAAAACTACAATTCACGCGAAAAAACTCTCGAAGTGacgaaagcaaaccaaagcaaaagaaacaagGCCATTCCCGTTGTGACAAAGCTGCACGGCTCCCAGCGTTAGTGCTCGCACACTGTCTGTCGTTGCGTGATATCGATCCCGAAACGGCAAACAGGCTGGTGGTCACCGGCCTCCTGCCTTGCCGTAATCTGTAATTATCTCGGCAAAGCGTGTTGAGTGCTGAACCACGCGACATTTCGCCTGTGACGTCCGCGGGtccatgtgtgtgagtgtgtgtgtatgtctccCGCTAaagcgtgtgcatgtgtgagagtgtgtgtctgtgtgcaagCAAGTTTCCTATGCGTGCGTGTCCTTCAGGTGCAGTGAACGTGCAATGAATCGTGCCAACGGTTGGGACAGCAACCGTTACGACCTCACACGACCCGAAGCACGCCCGTGTTGCAGTGTTCTGTCAGCCGCCAGCAAAACTACTAGCCACCCTTACCCAACACCACACCTTTGTGCGTGTGGCGGTGTGTGAAAGCGCACCGAGTGAAGGGTTGAGCCGTTTATCGTTCTCCAGTGCGAGTGAGGTTGTGGTTGTTTTCCATTGCTTTGGAGCGCGAGACTAGATCCTAGCGGATTGATCGAAGATTCCCAGGCAGACAGTAgaacgagtgtgtgtgagagagagagaaagagtgcaTGTGAAGAAGAGTGTACCCTACTGTTGCTCGTTCCGATCGCATCGGTGTGCTATGCACGCAGTCGGCTGCTAGTGTGTGACGTGCGTGAGCGTGCAAGTGTGCTCCATTAACCCCAGTGCACCCCTTTCAGACATCCGACCTCTCGTCGCGTTCGATTTCGGGACTGTCGTGGTGCGGCCTCCCACGGGAATGGTTGCCGTGCGAAGGTAAAAAACCCTGCCGAGCGAGTGGTAGCGAGTTCCTATTCTGCAGTAACTCCGGACGGTACGGACACTGCGGCGCAAGAGGGAGAGCAAGCGGACCATAGGGGACATTGTCTTCGAcctttttgaatttctttgcGAAGCGTTTCGTGACTGGGACTTTCAAACGGCCCCCGTTGACCTATACGCACATatacacatttacacacacgCGGCAGCACACGCGCCCGGCAGAACCTGCTAAAGACCTGTTGAATATCGGTAGCTTGTGGCAATAGAACCATTGGCAGGAGGTGTTCGTGTCTGGATCCATCaccgacacacaaacatacacacaaacacacacatacaaaacatacacacacgggcTACACGGTGAGCCTGCACGGACAGGTCCCAAAGGTCCCGGAAGTACCACCCGGACGCGACGCGGCACACAAAAAGAATCATCCATCTAGCTCGGCATCCTCGTGCAGCCTCCAGCcgtccccctcccccctcgcATTACCCCAAGAACACTGCCCCCTTCCCCATCGggttcgtgcgtgtgtgtccccCCATCGGCTAGTTTGCGTTTGCGAGTGGGCGTgtgtggcagcagcagtggtgaAAAATGATCCGACCGATACTACCGATCCTGGCGTACATGAGCGTGCTCTCGAGTACGTACTCGCTGCACATGGCACGCGATGCCTACATCaagccaccgccgccgcccccgCCCGCACAGCTGCTCGACGAGCTGGACGACATGTCGGAGCTGCTGGCCGAGAACGGGGTCGACCTGATGCGGCCGCTGATGGGCACGGTACACCAGAAAACACACGCCGGAACTGgcaccggcggcggcggtggcggtggcggcagtggaagcatcatcagcatcggcagcagcagcaatggtgCGGTGGCGCTCGGCACCATCAACCACGTGGCGAGCAATGAGCTGCCGGAGCTGAGCCCGCCGCCCGCCCATCTGCCGGCGGCGATGCGCCACGGTCCGATCGGGCCGCTGGTCGGGCAGCCGCCGCGCGGCCTGCAGGAGCTGTTCGGCGTGCAGACCAACTTCGACATACGcgcagcgcagcagcagctgtcccACGGTGGACCGAACGGGGTGGCCACCTCCTTCGACCTCAACCAGTCCGCCTCCGCCAGTGGTATGGACGATCGGGATGATGATAATcgtgtcggtggtggtggtggtggtggtggtggtgatgacaTCAACGgaactggtgctggtggtggtgggggtgtT
Coding sequences within:
- the LOC120902192 gene encoding PE-PGRS family protein PE_PGRS16 yields the protein MIRPILPILAYMSVLSSTYSLHMARDAYIKPPPPPPPAQLLDELDDMSELLAENGVDLMRPLMGTVHQKTHAGTGTGGGGGGGGSGSIISIGSSSNGAVALGTINHVASNELPELSPPPAHLPAAMRHGPIGPLVGQPPRGLQELFGVQTNFDIRAAQQQLSHGGPNGVATSFDLNQSASASGMDDRDDDNRVGGGGGGGGGDDINGTGAGGGGGVGQGNGNLQRSAASSKRASPTGSRNKMMADSGQDGGGGSSSGLPSIPHGIANQMMLRSTRGQRQYDVPQIECPPAMDGMERFACPTPDRQGRYRCIDDHVLCDGFIDCPEGEDEDRQACMFYKTTKAHLDVLADALLRWARGR